The proteins below come from a single Methyloprofundus sedimenti genomic window:
- the lpxC gene encoding UDP-3-O-acyl-N-acetylglucosamine deacetylase translates to MIKQRTLKNTIRATGVGLHTGNKIYLTLHPAAINTGIKFRRVDLEEPVTIDAIPYNVGETTLSTTLVKDGVKISTIEHLLSAMAGLGIDNALIDVTAAEVPIMDGSAGPFVFLIQSAGVQEQDAPKKYIRIKHEVKVTDGDKWATFLPMNGFKVTFTIDFEHPAFGENVKTATMDFSSTTFVREVSRARTFGFMKDIEFLRENNLALGGSLDNAIVIDDDKVLNEGGLRYADEFVKHKMLDAIGDLYLLGHSLIGEYQGFKSGHGLNNQLLRALMADTDAWEKVTFENDEDAPIPFMRSAESRADE, encoded by the coding sequence ATGATTAAACAACGAACATTAAAAAATACCATCAGAGCAACGGGTGTCGGTCTGCATACAGGGAATAAAATTTATCTGACCCTGCATCCAGCCGCAATTAATACAGGGATTAAATTCAGACGAGTTGATCTAGAGGAACCGGTTACAATTGATGCTATTCCGTATAATGTTGGTGAGACAACGTTGTCTACAACACTGGTAAAAGATGGCGTAAAAATATCGACTATTGAACATTTGCTCTCTGCCATGGCAGGTTTAGGTATCGATAATGCACTGATTGATGTTACCGCAGCGGAAGTACCCATCATGGATGGAAGTGCAGGGCCGTTTGTGTTTTTGATTCAATCGGCAGGTGTTCAAGAACAAGACGCACCAAAGAAATATATCAGGATTAAGCATGAAGTTAAAGTAACTGATGGTGATAAATGGGCGACTTTTTTGCCTATGAACGGTTTTAAAGTGACTTTTACTATAGATTTTGAACACCCTGCATTTGGTGAAAATGTCAAAACCGCAACTATGGATTTTTCCTCTACTACTTTTGTTAGAGAAGTCAGCCGTGCTCGCACCTTTGGCTTTATGAAGGATATAGAATTTTTACGCGAGAATAATCTGGCCCTAGGTGGTAGTTTGGATAATGCAATTGTGATTGATGATGATAAAGTCCTCAACGAAGGTGGTTTACGTTATGCCGACGAATTTGTAAAACACAAAATGCTGGATGCTATTGGTGATTTATATTTGTTAGGCCACAGCTTGATTGGAGAGTATCAAGGTTTTAAATCCGGACATGGCTTAAACAATCAGCTATTAAGAGCGCTGATGGCTGATACTGATGCCTGGGAAAAGGTAACTTTTGAAAATGATGAAGATGCACCGATTCCATTTATGCGTTCAGCTGAAAGTCGTGCTGACGAATAA
- a CDS encoding DciA family protein, giving the protein MSFKPASAFSHTSAIQLRLIKHQRILRIIVAASPKQLQMHIKDCVINNNSLMVYVGSAAWASQLRFCTAQIQQAVNAQSNERINRIRIRVLRPEPFKMKKEVTKIIPSDENINLLRDNANSLAEGKLKDALLGLSKTLQKYNR; this is encoded by the coding sequence ATGAGCTTTAAACCTGCGTCTGCTTTTTCTCATACATCTGCCATTCAGCTACGATTAATAAAGCATCAGCGGATTCTACGTATCATAGTTGCAGCGAGCCCAAAGCAACTGCAAATGCATATCAAGGATTGCGTTATTAATAATAACAGTTTAATGGTTTATGTCGGTTCGGCTGCCTGGGCATCTCAGCTACGTTTTTGTACCGCTCAAATACAGCAGGCAGTCAACGCCCAAAGCAATGAAAGAATTAACAGGATTCGGATCAGAGTCCTAAGACCTGAGCCATTTAAGATGAAAAAGGAGGTAACAAAAATAATCCCATCGGATGAGAATATAAACCTGCTTCGAGATAATGCAAACTCTCTCGCGGAGGGTAAATTAAAGGATGCGTTATTGGGATTAAGTAAGACCTTACAAAAATATAATCGTTAA
- a CDS encoding ABC transporter permease: protein MNSIETISLSSLALSLIPALLVLLIFTRWSLNVMHSVYALIRMLSQLALVGYALTFIFAAQNSGTILLILFIMCVASSWIALSTVPELRLALYKYAFTAIVLGGGLTLLLITQGTLHLTPWYAPHYMVPIAGMVFANSMNSVSLAAERLDSELHNTHSYIEARNFAFQAAMIPVINSLFAVGLVSLPGMMTGQILSGISPFIAARYQIMVMAMIYGSSGLSTALYLSFVKPTYARHYS from the coding sequence GTGAACAGCATCGAAACCATCAGTTTAAGCAGTCTCGCTTTATCTTTAATACCTGCACTGCTGGTTTTATTGATTTTCACACGTTGGTCATTGAATGTTATGCATTCGGTGTATGCGTTGATTCGAATGTTGTCTCAGCTAGCATTAGTTGGCTATGCTTTAACTTTTATCTTTGCAGCACAAAATAGTGGCACCATTTTGCTTATTTTGTTCATTATGTGCGTTGCATCAAGCTGGATTGCTCTTAGTACTGTCCCCGAACTACGTTTAGCACTCTATAAATATGCTTTTACTGCCATTGTACTTGGCGGGGGTCTAACACTGCTGTTGATTACTCAGGGTACCCTGCATTTAACGCCGTGGTATGCGCCACATTATATGGTTCCTATTGCTGGCATGGTGTTTGCCAATAGCATGAATAGTGTGAGTCTCGCTGCCGAAAGGCTAGATTCTGAACTGCACAATACACATAGTTATATCGAAGCGCGAAATTTTGCTTTTCAGGCAGCCATGATTCCGGTGATTAATTCTTTATTTGCTGTCGGCTTAGTCTCGTTACCGGGGATGATGACCGGGCAAATACTCTCGGGTATTTCACCTTTTATTGCTGCCCGCTATCAAATTATGGTGATGGCGATGATTTATGGCTCATCAGGCTTATCGACTGCTTTGTATCTAAGTTTTGTTAAACCGACTTATGCCCGGCATTATTCATGA
- a CDS encoding DUF502 domain-containing protein, with amino-acid sequence MNSYIKRIANYFLIGVFAFIPIVVVLQIVLFMKELISGTFQFVYGYWDNYLITISIFVFSFYLFVYVGYRLTIVEGSWIIRLIDNIVNRIPLLNSIYRVIKKVVNLFTGHGQKQAREVVFTEYPKEDVWVPAYVTNRVEDMYILFIPTSPNPTSGFTVIVHESKIVKSKMNIEEATSFIISVGVDFNHIDNLHPLKPK; translated from the coding sequence ATGAATAGCTATATTAAACGCATTGCCAATTATTTTCTTATAGGCGTTTTTGCATTTATCCCGATTGTTGTGGTGTTACAAATTGTTTTATTTATGAAAGAGCTTATTTCTGGTACCTTTCAGTTTGTTTATGGTTACTGGGATAATTATTTAATTACCATTTCTATCTTTGTTTTTAGCTTTTATTTGTTTGTTTATGTAGGATATCGTTTAACGATTGTTGAAGGTTCCTGGATCATTCGTTTAATCGATAATATCGTTAACCGCATTCCATTATTAAATTCAATATATCGGGTAATCAAAAAAGTCGTTAATCTGTTTACTGGGCATGGACAAAAACAAGCGCGTGAAGTTGTTTTTACCGAATATCCAAAAGAGGATGTCTGGGTACCTGCTTATGTAACTAACAGGGTCGAGGATATGTATATTCTGTTTATTCCGACTTCACCTAATCCTACATCAGGCTTTACTGTGATTGTGCATGAATCCAAAATTGTTAAATCAAAAATGAATATTGAAGAGGCCACCAGTTTTATTATTAGTGTCGGAGTTGATTTCAACCATATTGATAATTTACACCCCCTAAAACCAAAATAA
- a CDS encoding TSUP family transporter: protein MPVDILAALILTTVIQSLFGVGILLFGTPLLLLLGYDFSYTLSVLLPISIAINMLQVVKHYNYINFDLYKNVLLYSIPCIVFFLFIITNIKVNIGLLIGLFLIFVALKNFFPRIEQSLRAMIRYEKLYLIIMGIVHGITNLGGSLLTALVHEQGHSKNITRVTIAICYATFAVFQLLTLYLIGYESGMPYTDNMLLLQISVVVFLFTEEFIYTQIDNQKYTQLFAFFLAFSGVLLIVKSLNF, encoded by the coding sequence ATGCCTGTTGATATTTTAGCTGCCTTAATCCTTACGACCGTTATTCAGTCATTATTTGGCGTTGGTATCCTGCTATTTGGTACACCTTTGCTGCTGTTACTGGGTTATGATTTTAGCTATACACTCTCCGTGTTATTGCCTATTTCTATTGCTATCAATATGCTACAAGTAGTGAAGCATTACAACTATATCAACTTTGATCTGTATAAAAATGTTCTGTTGTACAGCATTCCTTGTATCGTTTTTTTTCTGTTTATTATTACCAACATTAAAGTAAATATTGGCCTGCTGATTGGACTATTTTTAATCTTTGTTGCACTAAAGAATTTCTTTCCGCGTATTGAACAATCTCTAAGAGCAATGATCCGATATGAAAAACTATATTTGATAATCATGGGTATTGTTCATGGTATTACCAATTTAGGTGGCTCTTTGCTAACCGCACTAGTGCATGAACAAGGCCACTCTAAAAATATTACCCGCGTTACTATCGCTATTTGCTATGCGACTTTCGCAGTATTTCAATTACTCACCTTGTATCTTATAGGTTATGAAAGCGGAATGCCTTATACCGATAACATGTTGTTATTACAAATTTCCGTTGTTGTTTTTTTGTTTACTGAAGAATTTATCTACACACAAATTGATAATCAAAAATATACTCAGTTATTTGCATTCTTTCTGGCTTTTTCGGGAGTCTTATTAATAGTCAAATCTTTGAACTTTTAA
- a CDS encoding DHH family phosphoesterase, which yields MNYDIFNGDADGICALIQLRLAQPIESTLITGIKRDIQLLKKINVQAGDRLTVLDISMQKNIAPLNDFLARGAIIFYADHHQTGDIPQHPNLTALIDTSSDTCTSLIINKQLENQFPLWAITAAFGDNLHGSAKYLANTTDISTQDLQLLQKLGTYINYNGYGSCLEDLHFAPDKLYLEMASYASPLDFISNSHLIYQQLENGYLEDMHRAEQVHPEYSSAKIAVFILPDHGWTRRVSGVYSNDLANQSPDRAHAVLTYTPAGDYQVSVRAPLNNKTHADALCASFTTGGGRRAAAGINHLPVAELATFIARFEQTYNQG from the coding sequence ATGAATTACGATATCTTTAATGGTGATGCAGATGGTATCTGTGCACTTATACAACTACGTCTTGCCCAGCCAATTGAGTCGACTTTAATTACCGGTATAAAGCGAGATATACAATTACTGAAAAAAATTAATGTCCAGGCAGGCGACCGACTCACTGTTTTAGATATTTCCATGCAAAAAAATATCGCACCGTTAAATGATTTTCTGGCTAGAGGTGCAATAATATTTTATGCTGATCATCACCAGACTGGTGATATTCCACAGCACCCTAATTTAACTGCTTTAATTGATACCAGCTCAGATACTTGTACCAGTTTAATTATCAATAAGCAGCTTGAAAATCAGTTTCCTCTTTGGGCCATTACCGCTGCTTTTGGTGACAATTTGCACGGTAGCGCTAAATATCTTGCCAATACCACTGACATCAGCACACAGGATCTTCAGCTACTGCAAAAGCTTGGTACCTATATTAACTACAATGGTTATGGTAGTTGTCTTGAAGATTTGCACTTTGCCCCAGACAAACTCTATCTTGAAATGGCAAGCTATGCCTCACCACTTGATTTTATAAGCAATAGTCACCTTATCTATCAGCAACTAGAAAATGGTTATTTAGAGGACATGCATCGTGCAGAACAAGTACACCCGGAATATAGCAGCGCAAAAATTGCCGTTTTTATATTACCGGATCACGGCTGGACAAGACGAGTCAGCGGAGTATATAGTAATGATTTAGCAAACCAGTCCCCGGACAGGGCTCATGCTGTGTTAACTTACACTCCGGCGGGTGATTATCAGGTTAGTGTTCGGGCCCCGTTAAACAATAAAACCCATGCGGATGCACTGTGTGCGTCATTTACAACCGGCGGAGGTCGTAGGGCAGCGGCGGGAATTAATCATTTGCCTGTAGCAGAATTAGCTACATTTATTGCGCGATTTGAGCAAACTTATAATCAGGGTTAA